Part of the Cohnella candidum genome, CAACGGCATCCTGAACCCGTTGTTCATGGGGGCTATGGTCCTCGACATGAGTTTGGTCGGAGTTTTGAAAGCGAACTTGCCTCTATCGTCCATATATCTGATCGCGGCCGGATTGTTCACGGTCGGCGCGCTCATCATGCTGCCCATGCTGCGGTTGCGACCGGCAAACGGAATAGAGAAAATCCCCGTCGCGGAGGCTCTGCATTGACCGGCTTAGACGAGGTCTATGACTGCGTCATGATTGAGAACGAGTTTGAAACAGTTAGAAGCGGCGACCCCGAAAGGTCGCCGCTTCTTTTAATGCTCCTCCAAATCACGCATCGTAACGGGAGTGCCGGTTAAGTGCTGTTCGAACATGTCGATAATGAACAGGAATCTTTCCGCCTCGCGAAAGACATGATCCGCGAGCAGGGGGTGAATGATGCTTTTGATTTTGCATGCGCTGATGAGATCGCTTGCCGTCTTTTTAAAGTCGCGCAAAGACTTCACGGAAACCCTGTTTTGATCCAAAAATTGAGTGAGAATCGGAGCGGTTTGGGACTGGGGACGCATGGAGTCAATATCCCGTGCTTGGAACAGCAACTGGTCAAAGTCCTGACTGAATTCATTCGCCATATCCACTAATTTTCGTTCGGACGGATCGAGCAGATGGCTGATGAACTTGGCGTGGTCCGCCATGATTCTCAAGAAAAATACGTTTTCGTCGATGATGGCGTCGGGCAAAGGCTCGAGCTTTCCGTTATTCAATTCGTCCAATCGATTTCTGAAATAATTGGCTTCTCTGCTCGTATGGTCCACCAACAAGGGGAAATTGTTCGCACCCGGAAGCTGACAAGTCAGTATTAATCCTAAAATTTTTCTTTTGAATACCCAAATGTGAGAAACCGCGTTATGGACTTCCGAATTGAATCTCACGATCACCTGGGGATCCGTATCCAAAGTAAACGCCATGGACCGATTCTGGATGTTTTCGAACAACGCGTAAAATTGATTGGCCTCATTGATCAATTGCGTATCTTCGGCCCTGAAACCTAATCTCAGGAACAAGGAATGTTCCTTCATAATGCGAGACCAAAATCTGACTTCATCCAACGAACGTGCTACGAAAGCATTCGCCACGTCCCATTCACACCTCCCGGAAGATCTCTCATCTTCATAGCTATATTCCGGGAAGGATGTCCTTTATGAGAAAGTACGGTGACCGGATGAAAAGGGCAAAGTGTCAGCGTAATTTTCATCATTTTTTAAAATGCCAGTCCTTGTCCCATACCTTTCTTCTTAAGATCTCATATTCTATATCAACTCTAAGAAAAGGTGGTGATAGATATGTTTGGATTCGACTCGATCGGATGTCAATTTCACGGCATTCCTCATTGCCCCAAATGCCACCCGCATCATTCAGGCGGTCGTTCCGGCGGTCACTCCAAAGGTCGATCTCACGGTCACAAAGAGAAAGTAAAAGTGATTGTCATCGTTAAACAGTCCAAATGCCGCCGTCGCTCGACCCGTCGTAAATAAGCATAATCATCATCGGATTCTCCGCAAAATCCCGCTTGTCGCTCCGGACAAGCTGGGATTTTTTTTCGTTATTCCCACGTGGCAATTCAGTTCTCGATGATGGATAATGGAGTTCATAGAAGATAGACTCGGAATGGGTGAAAATGGTTGAAAACGTTACTGCAGATGAACACCATCTTTCTGAGCATGGTGATGGAGGCGATCCCGTTCGTTCTGATCGGGGTACTGATCTCCGGCTTGATCCAGATCTTCGTCACCGAGCGGTGGATCGCGCGGGTCATGCCCCGCAACCGGTTTCTCGCTTCCCTCTTCGGTTGCAGCGTCGGGGTGTTGTTTCCGTCGTGCGAATGCGGAATCGTGCCGATCACCAGAAGGCTGCTGAATAAAGGGGTTCCCTTGAACGCAGGCATCGCCTTCATGTTGACGGGTCCGGTTATCAATCCGATCGTGCTGTTTTCCACGTACATCGCCTTCGGAAACGATTGGAAATTCGTATGGATCCGGGCGGGTACGGCCATCGCGGTCGCTTTCCTCGTCTCGCTCGTCGTTTCGTTCCTGTACCCGAAACTGCCTTTCCGCGACGGAATGGAGTACCGGCAGCAGGCCGCGGCCTCGACGGAGCTTGGCGTACTGCCGCCGGCGCAGCCCCGCAAACCGCTGTGGCCGCAGTTGTACGGCGTGCTGACCCATGCGATCGAGGAGTTTTTCTCCGTCGGCAAGTACCTGGTGCTGGGCGCGTTCATCGCCGCCTGCATGCAGACGTACATCCCGACGTCGTCGCTGCTTCACCTCGGCAGCAACCCGGTGACGTCCTCGCTCGTCATGATCGGCCTCGCGTTTACGATGTCGCTGTGCTCGGAGGCGGACGCGTTCATCGCCGCTTCGTTCCGCAGCACCTTTTCGATCGGGGCTTTATCCGCTTTCCTCGTGTACGGCCCGATGATCGACATCAAAAACACGCTGATGCTGCTGGGTACGTTCAAAGGCCGCTTCGTCGCGGTGCTGATCGGACTCGTTACGTTGTTTACGTTGATCGGATCCTTGGTCGTGGGGAGGTTGTTCGGATGAGCCGTTTTCTGATCCTATTCGGGTTCGCCCTCATGTTTTCGTTTATTCGTCTCCAAGGGAACCTGAACAAATACATCAACACGAAATACAGTTATTTGTCCACCATCGCGATCGTGCTGTTCACCGTTCTGAGCTTGATCGAGTTCATCCGTTTCTACCGCTCCGAGAAAGAAGCGGAAAGGCTTAAAGCCGGGGAAGCGGAGGGCCATTCGCACGACCATGAACATGGGCACGACCATGATCATGCACACGCGCATGCGCATCACGGTCATGACCACGATCATGAGCATGGGCACGACCACTCGCATGAAAGTCCGGTCAAATGGAAGAGGACGCTCAGCTACGCGATTTTGTTCGTCCCGATCTTGGCGGGGATCTTCCTGCCGGTCGCGACGCTCGATTCCAGCTTCGTCAAGGCCAAAGGATTCTCGTTCAAGCAGATTGACGTCTCGGCGGACAATCCCGGCCAGCATCAGTTCCTGAGGCCGGACACGAGCGTGTATTACGGGGCGGAGGGCTACGCGGAGGTTAAGAACAAAGACTATGCCGAGTTCAAGGACCTTCGGGAAATTCCGCTGACGGACGACAATTATTTGAAAGGCATGGAGGTCATCTACAACTTCCCCGGCACTTTCATGGACCGGACCATCTCGTTCGATGGCTTCGCTTATAAAGGAGAGCAAGCGGACAACGACCACTATTTCATTTTCCGCTTCGGCTTCATTCACTGCGCGGCCGATTCCGGCGTGTTCGGCATGCTGGTGGATTTCCCGAAAGGAACGGAGCTGTCGGACGACCAGTGGGTCCATGTTACGGGCAAGCTGAGCTCCGAGCTGTACCAGCCTTTCAAGGAGACGATCCCGGTGCTGAAGGTGACGGATTGGAAGACGATTCCCGCGCCGAAAGATCCGTATGTATACCGCAATTATTAAAGACGAAAGCCCCCGACGCATCGGGGGCTTTCGCTTGTTTTAGGCCAGCTTCAGAAATTGCTTGATGGAAAGCGCGATCGCTTCGGCCATTTTCTGCTGAACGCTGTCGGTGTACAGCTTCTTCTCATCGGACGGGTTCGAGAGGAACCCCATTTCCAGGAGGACGGACGGCATGTCCGACTCGCGGATGACGTGGTAGTTCGCCGTCTTCACGCCGCGGTCGTTAAAGCCCACCATTTTCTGAATGTTGTCGTGCATGATATTGGCCAGCGTTTTGCTGTTGTTTTGCAGGTAATACACTTCCGTGCCGTTAGCGGATGACGGGCCGATATTCGCATGGATCGAAACGAACACGTCGGCGCCGGTGTTGTTGGCGAGATTGGTCCGATCGTTCAAGGTCGGATAAGTGTCGCCCGTACGGGTCATGAGCACTTCGATGCCGCTCTCTTTGGCGAGCAGTGCCTGCACTTTCTTCGCAACGGCGAGCGTGAACGTTTTCTCGGCCTTGCCGGTGACGGAGATTGCACCGGGGTCGCTTCCGCCGTGACCCGCGTCAATGACCACTTTAAACTTTTTGGAGGGGGCGGGAGTCGTCGGCTGTGGAGCCGTGCCCTCCTTCACGTTGAATACGATTTGGCCAAGTTCTTTCTTCTGAGCCGCGGACAGGGTCGCAGCGCCGTTCAGATCCAGCACGAATCGGGTGGTCGATGTCTTCTCGTCGTACAGGCTGTAACGGATCTGTTTCACGAGCGGACCGTTCACCGGGATGGTGCCGCTGAACGTGGCGGGATCATCGGCATTCACGCTGCCGTTAAACCCGTTCGCGAATGCGGCATTCGGCATGTCGATGACGATTCGGTCCGGGTTTTGCAAATAGAAAGAAGAATAAGAGACATCGCCGTCGTAAGCCAGGATGAAGCTGCTATCCGACGAAGGAAGAACGCTTTGAATGACGTTCTTTTCCGTCTCGACGGGGACCGGTGCCGGTTCCACGACGACGGGAGCCGCCGGCGCCTTTACCAGCAGTACCGCGTTTTTCTTGGCGTCCCATGAAACCTGCAATCCGAACTGCTCGGCGATGAAACGGAGAGGCAGCAAGCTGCGGTTATTCACGATGAGCGGCTTGGACGGCATCGCCAGGGTTTTGCCGGCGATCACCGCTTTGGCGCTGCCCAGTCGAAGGAGCAGGCTTCGGGAGTCGCTCACGATGGAGATGGAGCGGTCCGTGCCGTTCCAGCCTACGGTATAGCCGAGGGATTCCGAAATGGTGCGCACCGGCACGAAAGTCGTTCCGTTCACAATGGTGGACGGCTGCGGGGGATTCAGCTTGGTTCCGTCGAGATAAAGGCTCGGGGAAGCGCTCGCGGCATACGATTTATGTCCGGACAGGATCACGGCCAACAGTAGAGAGAAGCAGAATACGGCAAACAACTTTTTCACAATCGAGATGTCCTCACTTTCCCATCTGGATGATGTTTTCGTTGTTTTAGACCCTTGTTTAGGGGGTAAGTTTCTTAGATAGGCGAAATTTGTCCATTAGAATGTTTTTGGTTGACAAGCTCCAAACCATGAAAAAAATGCCCTTGTCCGCTCATCGAGGAGCCGGAAAGGGCATTTTTCATTTAAAACGGGGGGCAGGCTCTGTTACAATGGGAAGAACCGCAGTCTACTTGGGAGGTCGGCTTCTTTGAACCAAGAGAAAGTCAAAATATTTTCGGGTTCCTCGAACATTCCGCTGGCCGAGAAAATATGCGAGCAATTGGGTTTGCCGCTCGGCAAGGTCAAACTTTCGCGTTTCAAGAGCGGAGAGGTTTACGTCGCGTATCAGGAACCGATCCGCACGTGCGACATTTTCATCATCCAGTCGCTGTCGCATCCGATCAACGACCACTTCATGGAACTGCTCGTGATGATCGACGCCGCCAAACGGTCTTCGGCCAAAACGATCAACATCGTCGTTCCTTATTACGGGTACGCGCGGCAAGAGCGGAAGCGGGCGCCGCGCGAGGCGATTTCGGCGAAGCTCATCGCGGATTCGCTGAGCATGGCCGGCGCGACGAGAATCATCACCCTGGATCTGCACGCGGACGCGATCCAAGGTTTCTTCAATATCCCCGTGGACCATCTGACCTCGCTGGACAGCTTCTCCGAATATCTGAGGAGCCGATCGATCCCGAACCCGGTCGTCGTGTCCCCGGATCCGGGAAGGGCGAGCATGGCCGAGAAACTGGCCAATTACGTGGACGCGCAGTTCGCCATCGTGGTCGGAGACCCGGCAGACCGCGCCGACGCGAGAGGGTTTAAGCTGGTCGGCGACGTCAAAGGGATGACGCCTATCATCATCAAGGACATCATCGATACCGGCAAAACCGTGCGCCCGACCGTCGATCTGATGCAGCGGGAGGGAGCTCTGCCCTGTTACGTCATCGCCAGCCACGGGCTGTTCACGAACCGCGCGCTGGAGCTGCTCGATCATCCGCACATCCGCGAAGTCGCGGTGACGGATTCCGTCGCCCATGCGGATACGGGCGGCGAACGGCTGCACGTGATTTCGATATCCCAACTGATTTCCGACGCCATCCGAATCAATACGCAGGGCGGCTCGCTCGCCAAGCTGTTCAAATCGGGTTTATGAGCCAAGAAAGCCGACTGCAATTTCGCAGCCGGCTTTTTCTTCGAAAGTATCACTTCGAGCCGGACGTCGGTTCCGACCCGACGCCGCCGGGAGAATCGGCGCCCGGATTGCGTTCATAAAGCGGGAGCGGGATATCCTTGCCCAGCGCGAACATGTACTGGACGAGCCGGTTGAAATCGGCGGTTAAAGGCGCCAGCGGCCTGCCGGCCCAAGCTTCTTTGGCGAACTCGACCAATTGGTTGACGTACTCTCCGTTGGCCGAAATGTGCACCTCGGTCACGCCCGGAGCGGAACGGCGAATTTCGTCCGCGATCGTCTGTTTCAGCTTGCTCGATAAATCAGA contains:
- a CDS encoding DUF2935 domain-containing protein, producing the protein MANAFVARSLDEVRFWSRIMKEHSLFLRLGFRAEDTQLINEANQFYALFENIQNRSMAFTLDTDPQVIVRFNSEVHNAVSHIWVFKRKILGLILTCQLPGANNFPLLVDHTSREANYFRNRLDELNNGKLEPLPDAIIDENVFFLRIMADHAKFISHLLDPSERKLVDMANEFSQDFDQLLFQARDIDSMRPQSQTAPILTQFLDQNRVSVKSLRDFKKTASDLISACKIKSIIHPLLADHVFREAERFLFIIDMFEQHLTGTPVTMRDLEEH
- a CDS encoding permease: MNTIFLSMVMEAIPFVLIGVLISGLIQIFVTERWIARVMPRNRFLASLFGCSVGVLFPSCECGIVPITRRLLNKGVPLNAGIAFMLTGPVINPIVLFSTYIAFGNDWKFVWIRAGTAIAVAFLVSLVVSFLYPKLPFRDGMEYRQQAAASTELGVLPPAQPRKPLWPQLYGVLTHAIEEFFSVGKYLVLGAFIAACMQTYIPTSSLLHLGSNPVTSSLVMIGLAFTMSLCSEADAFIAASFRSTFSIGALSAFLVYGPMIDIKNTLMLLGTFKGRFVAVLIGLVTLFTLIGSLVVGRLFG
- a CDS encoding TIGR03943 family putative permease subunit, with the protein product MSRFLILFGFALMFSFIRLQGNLNKYINTKYSYLSTIAIVLFTVLSLIEFIRFYRSEKEAERLKAGEAEGHSHDHEHGHDHDHAHAHAHHGHDHDHEHGHDHSHESPVKWKRTLSYAILFVPILAGIFLPVATLDSSFVKAKGFSFKQIDVSADNPGQHQFLRPDTSVYYGAEGYAEVKNKDYAEFKDLREIPLTDDNYLKGMEVIYNFPGTFMDRTISFDGFAYKGEQADNDHYFIFRFGFIHCAADSGVFGMLVDFPKGTELSDDQWVHVTGKLSSELYQPFKETIPVLKVTDWKTIPAPKDPYVYRNY
- a CDS encoding N-acetylmuramoyl-L-alanine amidase family protein; its protein translation is MKKLFAVFCFSLLLAVILSGHKSYAASASPSLYLDGTKLNPPQPSTIVNGTTFVPVRTISESLGYTVGWNGTDRSISIVSDSRSLLLRLGSAKAVIAGKTLAMPSKPLIVNNRSLLPLRFIAEQFGLQVSWDAKKNAVLLVKAPAAPVVVEPAPVPVETEKNVIQSVLPSSDSSFILAYDGDVSYSSFYLQNPDRIVIDMPNAAFANGFNGSVNADDPATFSGTIPVNGPLVKQIRYSLYDEKTSTTRFVLDLNGAATLSAAQKKELGQIVFNVKEGTAPQPTTPAPSKKFKVVIDAGHGGSDPGAISVTGKAEKTFTLAVAKKVQALLAKESGIEVLMTRTGDTYPTLNDRTNLANNTGADVFVSIHANIGPSSANGTEVYYLQNNSKTLANIMHDNIQKMVGFNDRGVKTANYHVIRESDMPSVLLEMGFLSNPSDEKKLYTDSVQQKMAEAIALSIKQFLKLA
- a CDS encoding ribose-phosphate diphosphokinase; its protein translation is MNQEKVKIFSGSSNIPLAEKICEQLGLPLGKVKLSRFKSGEVYVAYQEPIRTCDIFIIQSLSHPINDHFMELLVMIDAAKRSSAKTINIVVPYYGYARQERKRAPREAISAKLIADSLSMAGATRIITLDLHADAIQGFFNIPVDHLTSLDSFSEYLRSRSIPNPVVVSPDPGRASMAEKLANYVDAQFAIVVGDPADRADARGFKLVGDVKGMTPIIIKDIIDTGKTVRPTVDLMQREGALPCYVIASHGLFTNRALELLDHPHIREVAVTDSVAHADTGGERLHVISISQLISDAIRINTQGGSLAKLFKSGL